In the genome of Salinispirillum sp. LH 10-3-1, one region contains:
- the flgJ gene encoding flagellar assembly peptidoglycan hydrolase FlgJ — translation MALNSFSNTATGNAFVYNDLQGLQSIKRQAESDEEGALRVVAQQFEAMFTQMIMKSMREATRTLNPDSFLSSHETEFYEQMLDEQMSLSMSQQGGMGLADVLFDQLSTQARRAQGGNNSPDVLPLDHHGRPILPSRPSMDVLDQAVEDLSVGNPPSAPSSDDFKVTEFNSPEEFVSAVWPHAERVAEELNADPRYIVAQAALETGWGRYVISRRDGESSHNLFNIKADHRWSGDSAEVTTKEYLGGRPVHVQAAFRAYDDFAQSFADYQAFLSNNPRYQGALEVASDGAAYAEALQSAGYATDPLYAEKIQRIASSPYIESMFHTTVASLGE, via the coding sequence ATGGCACTGAATTCCTTCAGTAATACAGCGACCGGCAATGCATTCGTCTACAACGACCTGCAAGGCTTACAGTCGATCAAGCGGCAAGCGGAATCCGATGAGGAAGGCGCACTGCGTGTTGTCGCGCAGCAGTTTGAAGCCATGTTCACGCAAATGATCATGAAAAGCATGCGGGAAGCGACGCGTACGCTGAATCCTGACTCTTTCTTAAGCTCCCATGAGACCGAATTCTACGAGCAGATGCTCGACGAACAGATGTCATTGAGCATGTCACAGCAGGGTGGAATGGGGCTGGCCGATGTCTTGTTTGATCAATTAAGCACACAGGCACGCCGTGCTCAAGGCGGCAATAATTCGCCGGATGTTTTGCCGCTTGACCACCATGGCCGGCCGATATTGCCAAGCCGTCCCTCCATGGATGTGTTGGACCAAGCCGTTGAAGACTTATCAGTAGGCAACCCGCCTTCGGCACCCAGCAGCGATGACTTCAAAGTGACAGAATTTAATTCCCCCGAAGAATTTGTCAGTGCTGTTTGGCCGCACGCTGAACGGGTGGCTGAAGAACTCAACGCCGACCCGCGTTATATCGTTGCACAGGCGGCATTGGAAACCGGTTGGGGGCGTTATGTCATCAGCCGACGTGACGGCGAAAGCAGCCATAACCTATTCAACATCAAGGCTGATCACCGTTGGTCGGGCGACAGTGCCGAAGTCACCACCAAAGAGTACCTCGGGGGTCGACCCGTGCACGTGCAAGCTGCATTCCGTGCCTATGATGACTTTGCCCAAAGCTTTGCCGATTATCAGGCATTTTTATCGAATAATCCGCGCTATCAAGGCGCTTTGGAAGTAGCCAGTGATGGTGCTGCTTACGCCGAAGCCTTGCAGTCTGCTGGGTACGCGACCGATCCACTGTACGCTGAGAAAATACAGCGCATCGCCAGCAGTCCCTATATCGAGTCCATGTTCCACACCACTGTGGCATCTCTGGGAGAGTAA
- a CDS encoding flagellar basal body P-ring protein FlgI — protein sequence MRVSALILTSLLAVVAAAPAMADRIKDIASVAGVRDNQLVGYGLVVGLDGTGDRAPFTNQTFSNMMAQFGITIPEGVDPRLRNVAAVSIHATLPAFARPGQAIDVTVSSLGNAGSLRGGSLLLAPLKGADGNVYAVAQGNLLVGGFGAQGADGSSITVNVPSAGRIPSGAIVEREVRSGFNEGDFLTFNLHRADFTTAMRMAEAINDMLGPGSAYALDAGSVRVTAPRDSNQRVTFLSVLENIEVQQGEGRAKVIVNSRTGTIVIGQHVRITPVAITHGNLTVTIDNTLQVAQPEPFTDGETAVVPDTEIAIEEEENRMFLFGPTITLEDVVAAVNEVGASPSDLMAILEAMKQAGALNAELIVI from the coding sequence ATGCGTGTTTCCGCACTGATACTGACTTCTTTACTGGCTGTCGTCGCTGCCGCACCGGCAATGGCTGACCGTATCAAGGACATTGCGTCCGTGGCAGGTGTACGTGATAACCAATTAGTGGGTTATGGTCTCGTCGTGGGGTTGGACGGCACCGGTGACCGAGCCCCGTTCACCAACCAAACCTTCAGCAATATGATGGCTCAGTTTGGTATCACCATTCCAGAAGGTGTGGACCCGCGTCTGCGTAACGTCGCCGCCGTATCCATTCATGCCACGCTGCCAGCGTTTGCGCGTCCAGGGCAAGCCATTGATGTCACTGTGTCGTCCTTGGGTAATGCCGGATCGTTGCGCGGTGGCAGTTTGCTGCTGGCACCTCTGAAGGGTGCTGATGGAAATGTTTATGCGGTTGCTCAAGGTAATTTGTTAGTCGGTGGTTTTGGTGCTCAGGGTGCCGATGGTTCCAGTATCACGGTCAATGTCCCCAGTGCAGGACGCATTCCCAGCGGCGCGATCGTTGAACGCGAAGTGCGTAGTGGTTTCAATGAAGGTGACTTTCTAACGTTTAACCTGCACCGTGCGGACTTTACGACCGCCATGCGGATGGCAGAAGCCATCAACGATATGTTGGGGCCGGGTAGTGCTTATGCGCTGGATGCCGGTAGCGTACGAGTGACCGCGCCGCGTGATTCCAACCAACGCGTAACCTTCTTGTCGGTGCTTGAAAACATCGAAGTGCAACAGGGCGAAGGGCGAGCCAAGGTCATTGTTAACTCGCGTACTGGTACCATTGTCATCGGGCAGCATGTGCGGATTACACCAGTGGCGATCACGCACGGCAACCTGACGGTAACCATTGATAATACTTTGCAAGTAGCGCAGCCTGAACCCTTTACTGATGGCGAGACTGCCGTAGTGCCGGATACAGAGATTGCTATTGAAGAAGAAGAAAACCGCATGTTCTTGTTTGGCCCCACCATTACGTTAGAAGACGTAGTGGCAGCAGTGAACGAGGTGGGGGCTTCGCCGAGTGATTTAATGGCAATTTTAGAAGCCATGAAACAGGCTGGGGCTTTGAACGCCGAGTTGATTGTTATTTAA
- a CDS encoding nucleotidyltransferase domain-containing protein has protein sequence MLKDSKAMQNPHLERLKSILTLPDTLDFLVLVGSRALDTAQQTSDWDIAFQFSPEAGTIHSNPMCYLAMVEALREDLAIALAVDDSSIDLIDAANSNLAMKAVIAEEGLVITGDEKLPWYHFLTRTWRELEDWYWEQEHAA, from the coding sequence ATGTTGAAAGATAGCAAGGCCATGCAGAACCCTCACCTTGAACGCCTGAAAAGCATTCTGACGCTACCGGATACACTCGACTTTCTGGTACTTGTTGGCAGCCGGGCACTCGATACAGCGCAGCAAACCAGCGACTGGGATATCGCTTTTCAGTTTTCACCTGAAGCGGGTACGATACATTCAAACCCTATGTGTTATCTGGCGATGGTTGAAGCGCTTCGAGAAGACCTGGCAATTGCTTTGGCAGTGGACGACAGCTCGATTGACCTGATCGATGCTGCCAATTCCAATCTGGCCATGAAAGCCGTGATTGCCGAGGAAGGGTTGGTGATTACCGGAGACGAGAAATTGCCCTGGTATCATTTTCTAACGCGAACCTGGCGCGAACTGGAAGACTGGTATTGGGAGCAAGAACATGCGGCTTGA
- a CDS encoding DUF86 domain-containing protein, which produces MRLDVYLAETHLIAEQQGSILDDTAERLRQGATLTPLEQNGVLHALQVLVENSIGKAKNTLKSYGKPVPVSAYDAIKEVGKLEQWDAQQLERWRSIIGLRNKIVHEYMNIDMDTIQVLVRERHYNPIITYLLSPIVKK; this is translated from the coding sequence ATGCGGCTTGATGTTTATCTGGCAGAGACGCATCTTATTGCAGAGCAACAAGGAAGTATTCTTGATGATACAGCAGAGCGTTTAAGGCAGGGAGCCACCCTGACACCACTGGAACAGAATGGTGTGTTACATGCACTGCAGGTATTGGTGGAAAATTCTATTGGCAAGGCAAAAAATACGCTTAAAAGCTATGGCAAGCCAGTGCCTGTTTCCGCTTATGATGCCATCAAAGAAGTAGGCAAGCTCGAACAATGGGATGCTCAACAATTGGAGCGTTGGCGAAGTATCATTGGTTTGCGCAATAAAATCGTTCACGAGTACATGAACATCGACATGGACACTATTCAGGTGCTGGTGCGGGAAAGGCACTATAATCCAATCATTACTTACCTTCTGAGCCCTATTGTTAAAAAGTAA
- the flgH gene encoding flagellar basal body L-ring protein FlgH — MKIKRILLLPFVVLTVVGCTSTGEIKFDERPDEPAWAPVPVQNMMTPPPANGSIFAQAYGVQLYGDKNAHRVGDVITVILNERTVSQKSNAANSSKSSDADLRAPVIGGNELRVLNNALSANVNGSRSFSGSGQANQSNRLEGAISVTVAEVYPNGVLRIQGEKWITLTRGQEYLRVTGLIRPEDINLDNTVASSKLADARIAYSGTGELADSTRQGWLTRALNSGWFPF, encoded by the coding sequence TTTTGTCGTACTGACGGTCGTTGGCTGTACGTCGACGGGCGAAATCAAGTTCGATGAACGGCCGGATGAGCCAGCGTGGGCGCCTGTGCCGGTACAAAATATGATGACGCCGCCGCCCGCCAATGGGTCGATCTTTGCGCAGGCATACGGCGTGCAGTTGTACGGTGATAAGAACGCCCATCGGGTTGGCGATGTCATCACCGTTATTCTGAATGAGCGCACAGTATCGCAGAAGTCCAATGCAGCGAATTCCAGTAAGTCGTCTGACGCCGATTTGCGTGCGCCAGTGATTGGCGGCAATGAGTTGCGAGTGCTCAATAATGCACTGTCTGCCAACGTCAACGGCAGTCGTAGCTTTTCCGGTAGCGGTCAAGCAAACCAAAGTAACCGCCTGGAAGGCGCGATCAGTGTGACGGTGGCCGAAGTGTACCCCAATGGTGTATTGCGCATTCAGGGTGAAAAATGGATTACCCTGACGCGCGGACAAGAATACCTGCGTGTTACCGGTTTGATTCGTCCGGAAGACATCAATTTGGACAATACCGTGGCGTCCAGTAAACTCGCCGATGCCCGTATTGCCTACAGCGGTACCGGTGAGCTTGCGGATTCTACGCGGCAAGGCTGGTTGACGCGCGCCCTGAACAGTGGTTGGTTTCCCTTTTAA